From Sporolactobacillus pectinivorans:
TTGACACGAGTACAGGGGAAGTGATCAATCGTATTGAGCCGGTATTAAAAAGACGTGTGATTTCGGCAGCCACCTCAAAAGAGGTCCGGGACACCCTTGAAAGCGTGGTTGCCCAGGGAACAGGTCGGAATGCTTTTGTAGAAGGCTATCGTGTCGGGGGAAAAACGGGAACCGCTCAGAAAGTCAATCCGGATGGCGGCGGCTATATGGACGGCAACTATATTGTTTCTTTCATGGGGTTTGCTCCGGCAAACAATCCGAAGATCGTCGTGTACGTGGCGATCGATCATCCGAAGGGGACCGTCCAGTTTGGCGGCACGGTTTCTGCACCGATTGCCGGCCGCATTATTGGTGACAGCCTGAGTGCGATGGGCCTTGAAAAACAAAGCGGTGGACTTGAAAAAGAAAATCGATGGCCGGATCAGCCTCTGATCAGCATACCTAATCTGATCGGTGTTGAGAAAAAAGACCTCCCTAGCTATCCTCAGGACTTAATATTAAAGACGGAAGGAAACGGGAATGTGGTGACCATGCAGTCGCCACAGGCAGGGGTTAAGGTCAAACAAGGTTCAACAATAATGATATATTTAGGTGACAAAAAGAAACCGGGCGATTAAAATAAGCAGGGGACAGGGGCCGGTGTATCTTGTAAGCCGGTTCTTGATATACATATTTAAAAATCGGACGTGAGTCGTGAAATGTAAGATTCAAGATTCATGTCGCCGGCTTTTAGTCATTGCCGGCACTTCAATACTGAAAATTAAGGACGTGTATTTGATGAAATTAGCTGATTGTCTTGAAGCAATTAGAGACTTCAGGCAAGATAGAGAGGGAAATCCTGAAATTAAACATTTAGTCATTGACTCACGCCTTGCAGGACCGGGGTCTTTGTTTTTCTGCATCAAGGGTCATCATCTGGACGGGCATCGCTACGCAGCGATGGCAGAAAAAAGCGGTACATCGGCTATTATTGCTCAGGAAACGATTCAAGCGTCCGTTCCTGTGATCTACGTCAGCGACACGCATCGCGCCCTGGCGATGATTTCAGACCGTTTTTACGGGTATCCCAGTCATGATTTACATATGATCGGTGTGACAGGCACGAATGGCAAGACGACCATTACTTATCTTGTCCAGGCCATTCAGGAGGCTTGCGGCCTGCACACAGGATTAATCGGTACAATGGGCATGCGTTACAAAAATTATGAAGTTTCTGTCGAAAATACAACCCCGGAAGTCCATCTCATTCATGAAAATCTCGCAAAAATGAGAGATCAAGGCGCGGCTTCAGTGGTCATGGAAACGTCATCCAATGCTCTATATGACGGGAGAGTTCATGGCTGTGATTTTAATATCGGCATTTTTACTAATCTGACAGAAGACCATCTCGATCTCCATGGGACGATGAAGGATTATATGTATGCCAAGAGCCTTCTTTTTTCCCAGCTTGGCAATACTTACGGCCGCCCCGGTGAACTAAAAGTCGCTGTGCTGAATTCGGATGATCCGGCATCTGAGGTATACCGGCACATGACAGCAGCGCACGTGATGACGTATGGCATTGATCGTCCTGCAGATTTTCGCGCAGAATCGCTGAATATCACTCCGGAAGGCACTTCGTTCACTCTGAATGCCAGGGGGAAGTGTTACGCTGTGTCCATGAAACTTATTGGAAAGTTCAGCGTATATAATGCCTTGGCGGCTCTTGCGGCCTGTTCGGTCAGCCGGCTTGATATGGATCAGATGATTCGTGCCATGGAGCAGGTTCCTGGTGTTTCCGGCAGATTTGAAACGGTTTCCGCGGGCCAGGATTTCTCCGTTATCGTTGACTATTCACACACACCGGACAGCCTGAAAAATGCCCTGGCTACCATTAAGGAATTTGCACGGAGGCGCATCATCACAGTTGTGGGATGCGGCGGGGACAGGGAGCATGGCAAACGGCCAATCATGGCAAGAATTGCTGTCGATAACAGCGATCTGGCCATCCTGACCTCTGATAATCCGAGAACGGAAGATCCTGAAACCATTCTTGCCGAGATGGAGGCGGGCGTCCAAGGGTGTGATTACAGGAAAATCACAGACCGACGCGAGGCGATCAGATTTGCGGTTAACCAGGCTGAACCCGGGGATATCATCCTCATTGCCGGCAAGGGACATGAAACTTATCAGATCATCGGAACAGTGAAACATCACTTCGATGACCGTGAGATTGCAAAAAAAGCAATTACTGAGATAATGGAAAAGTAATATTGTCACAAGGAGAGTTAAAAAGATGAGTATTGGTATTGATATAGTCCGTGGTCAGGCGATTCAGATACTGGGGAACATCGATGGACTTGGCCGCCTGACAATTATGACCGACAGCCGCAAACAGGTGACAAATGGCCTTTTTGTGCCATTGATTGGTGAAAATTTTAACGGTCACCATTTTTTATCTGATGCAATTAAAAATGGGGCGCAGGCAGCCCTGTGGATGGAAAGGGTACCTGTGCCTGATCACCTCCCTGCCGGTTTCCCATTGTTTCTTGTTGATGATACACTGGCTGCTCTTCAAAGCATGGCCAAGGCTTTTCTGACGCAGTGCCGGCCGAAAGTCATTGCAATTACGGGTTCAAATGGAAAAACAACAACTAAGGATATGGTTTATGGTATCGTATCCGAAACTTTTAAAGCATATAAAACCCAGGGCAACCATAATAATCATATCGGCGTGCCACTGACGATTCTGTCTATGCCTGAAGATACCGAAGTGCTGGTGCTTGAGATGGGCATGAATCATTTTGGCGAACTGACTTTTCTCAGCCAGCTGGCCAAACCCGATGTTGCGATAATCACGAATATCGGCGAATCGCATATTGAATATCTGGGGAGCAGGGCAGGCATCGCCAAAGCAAAACTTGAAATCATAAATGGTTTGAAAAAAAGAGGCAGTCTGATTATCGATGGCGATGAACCATTGCTGACCAATATCCATACTAACGCTTTTCAAATTATCCGCTGTGGCTATCAGTCTGATAATGACTGGGAAATCACGGACGTAAAAGAGAGAACAGATGGATATCGTTTTTCACTTAATCACGGGCTCAGCGAATACGCGGTGCCGATTCTCGGCAGGCACAATGTTAAAAATGCGGTGTTCAGCCTGACGGCAGCCAAATTGCTGGGCATCAATGCACAGGCTGTTAAAGAAGGACTGCAAAATCTGAAATTGACAAAGATGCGCTTTGAGAAAGTTAAGGGTTTGAACGGCTCGCTGCTCATCAGTGATTGTTACAATGCCAGCCCGACTTCGATGAAAGCATCGCTTGAAACGCTCAAAGATCTTCCGGGTTTTAAGAAAAGAATTGCTGTTCTCGGTGACATGTATGAGCTTGGAGAGAATGAAGAGCAGCTACACCGAAATGTGGCTGATGTACTCACACTGCCGCTGACCCATGTCGTGACTATTGGGAAAAAAGGGGTGTGGATTGCTCAGCCGCTGCTGGAAAAAGGCAACCCGGATCATTTGGTTATTCAGTCGTTTTCAGATAAAATGGATGCCCGTTCTTATCTTGCAGATTTGCTTGATGATCAAACAGTTATGCTTTTTAAAGCTTCCCGACTGCTGGCGCTTGAGCAGCTGGTCGGTGAACTGACACTTATTTGATGGCTAGTCAATGGACTGGAAGCGATCAGAAACTAAGAAAGAAACTTTTGCATTATTATTTTTACCGTACATTTCTTGATTCATTTGGCCCGGACGGGTCAGCATTTAAAGGAGCGAAATGATTCATGCTTTTGTTTCCATTAATCGGCCTGGCGATTTCATTTTTAATCACGCTTATTTTTGCACCGCTGTTCATTCCGTTGCTGAGGCGGCTGCATTTCGGGCAGTATATCAGAACGGAAGGTCCGAAGAGCCATCAAAAAAAAGCAGGGACGCCGACCATGGGCGGCGTGATTTTTTTGCTGAGCCTGCTAATCACGATCGTCATTATGGCGCTCAAATATCATGTTGCAGATCAGAATACCTACATGCTTTTGTTTGTCTCGCTCGGATTCGGTCTGGTTGGCCTGTTGGATGATTTCATCAAAATCGTCATGAAGCGGAATATGGGACTGACATCAAAACAGAAGATGCTCGGTCAGCTGATTATTGCCTTTGTTTTCTTTTACTTTGTCACCCGCTTCGACTACTCCACTTATCTGTCGGTGCCGGGGACGGGCTGGACGATCAATCTTTATTGGCTCTATCCAATATTTGTTATTTTTATTTTGATTGGTGTTCCGAATGCGACAAACCTGACAGATGGCATGGACGGGCTGCTGTCAGGGCTTGCCGCCATTTCATTCGCCGCTTATGCGGTGATTGCATTTGCTTCAATGAAGCTTGGCATTGCCCTGTTTGCGACTGTGATGCTGGGTGCTTTGCTTGGCTTCCTGATTTTCAACGCGCATCCTGCGAGAGTCTTCATGGGGGACACCGGATCTCTTGCGATCGGCGGAGCACTTGCCGGAATGGCTATTCTGACCGGTACAGAGATACTGCTCGCGGTGATCGGAGGCGTCTACGTCATTGAAACGCTGTCCGTCATGATTCAGGTGGTTTCTTTTAAGACAACCGGAAAACGGGTGTTCAGAATGAGTCCGATCCACCACCATTTTGAATTGGGCGGATGGTCGGAATGGAAGGTCGTTACAGTATTCTGGATGGCCGGACTGATTTTGGCAATTATTGGTGTCTATCTGAAAGTGGGGATAATCCATTGAAAAAGTTGACAAATTATACCAACAAAAAAATTCTTGTTCTCGGCCTTGGCAAAAGCGGTTACGCCGTTGCAAAATTAATGCATGATCTTGGGGCTGAAGTGACAGTCAATGATCGAAATGATCTGATAGGTAATAAACATGCTGAAGAATTGAAAAAAATGGGATTGCGGGTCATCGGCGGTGGACATCCACTGGATTTGGTCGACGAGAATGTTTCCGTGCTGATTAAAAATCCGGGGATTCCGTACAGTAATCCATTAGTACAAAAAGCCCGCAACATGGGAATCCGTGTGATTACCGAAGTTGAAATTGCTTCTGAATTGTCAGAATCGCCGTTTATCGGCGTTACCGGGTCGAATGGAAAAACAACAACAACGATGCTTTTAGGAGAGATGATGAAGGGATCAGATCTTGAGCCGGTTGTTGCCGGAAACATTGGCACAGCACTGACTTCCGTTGTCAAGGATGTGACTTCCCGGAACGTGATTGTGGCTGAACTGTCCAGTTTTCAGCTGCTGGGCACGGAAACGCTGCATCCGAGGGTTGCCGTTGTGCTCAATATTTTTGACCATCATCTGGACTATCATGGCACTGTCGAGAATTATGCACACGCAAAGGCACGTATTACAATGAATCAGACATCCGGTGATTATCTGGTTTATAATGCGGACAGCGAGCGGGTCATTAAGTATGTTGCGGATAAAACCAAAGCGACCGCCGTACCGTTTTCGACAACCAAAAAAGTTGAGACAGGCGCCTATCTTGCTGACGGAGCCATTTATTTCAAGAATGAAAAAATCATGGGCATTGGTGAAATGGGGCTTCCGGGCGAGCACAACCTCCAGAATGCATTGGCTGCCGTTGCGGCGGCAAGTCTCTGCAATGTCCCTGCTGAGTATATTGCGCATGTGCTCAGAACATTCACAGGTGTCCGGCATCGGCTCCAATATGTTGGTGTCATTCAGGGACGAACCATCTACAATGATTCGAAAGCAACGAATATATTGGCGACATCAAAAGCTCTGGCGTCTTTTCCAAGCAAGGAAATCGTCCTTCTTGCCGGCGGGCTGGATCGCGGCAATACATTTGATACTCTCATAGCAGATTTGAAAAAAGCGAAAATCAAGGCTGCACTGCTTTTCGGCCAGACAACAGCTAAATTGCAGGATGCGTGTGAAAAAGCCGGTATTCCGACAATCAGGCCGGTAAAAAATGTTGAAGCCGCTGTTCCTGAGGCATTCTCATTGTCTCAGTCGGGTGACGTGATTCTCCTTTCCCCGGCATGCGCGAGCTGGGATCAATATAAATCTTTTGAACAGCGCGGAGACATTTTTATCGACGAAGTGAATAAGTTTAGATAAGGACAGGCATGCCGGCTAACTTAAGCCGGCGAATCGGTGGCCTTGTCTGGACGGAGTGTTGTTCATGTCGGTACGCCGCCGTCAATCACCGGATCGACTGCTTCTTTTTGCCGCTCTTGCGCTTCTGACTGTCGGGCTGATTATGGTTTACAGTGCGAGCGAAGTTTCCGCCGCTCACAAATTTAATGG
This genomic window contains:
- a CDS encoding UDP-N-acetylmuramoyl-tripeptide--D-alanyl-D-alanine ligase; the protein is MSIGIDIVRGQAIQILGNIDGLGRLTIMTDSRKQVTNGLFVPLIGENFNGHHFLSDAIKNGAQAALWMERVPVPDHLPAGFPLFLVDDTLAALQSMAKAFLTQCRPKVIAITGSNGKTTTKDMVYGIVSETFKAYKTQGNHNNHIGVPLTILSMPEDTEVLVLEMGMNHFGELTFLSQLAKPDVAIITNIGESHIEYLGSRAGIAKAKLEIINGLKKRGSLIIDGDEPLLTNIHTNAFQIIRCGYQSDNDWEITDVKERTDGYRFSLNHGLSEYAVPILGRHNVKNAVFSLTAAKLLGINAQAVKEGLQNLKLTKMRFEKVKGLNGSLLISDCYNASPTSMKASLETLKDLPGFKKRIAVLGDMYELGENEEQLHRNVADVLTLPLTHVVTIGKKGVWIAQPLLEKGNPDHLVIQSFSDKMDARSYLADLLDDQTVMLFKASRLLALEQLVGELTLI
- the mraY gene encoding phospho-N-acetylmuramoyl-pentapeptide-transferase, translated to MLLFPLIGLAISFLITLIFAPLFIPLLRRLHFGQYIRTEGPKSHQKKAGTPTMGGVIFLLSLLITIVIMALKYHVADQNTYMLLFVSLGFGLVGLLDDFIKIVMKRNMGLTSKQKMLGQLIIAFVFFYFVTRFDYSTYLSVPGTGWTINLYWLYPIFVIFILIGVPNATNLTDGMDGLLSGLAAISFAAYAVIAFASMKLGIALFATVMLGALLGFLIFNAHPARVFMGDTGSLAIGGALAGMAILTGTEILLAVIGGVYVIETLSVMIQVVSFKTTGKRVFRMSPIHHHFELGGWSEWKVVTVFWMAGLILAIIGVYLKVGIIH
- a CDS encoding UDP-N-acetylmuramoyl-L-alanyl-D-glutamate--2,6-diaminopimelate ligase, producing the protein MKLADCLEAIRDFRQDREGNPEIKHLVIDSRLAGPGSLFFCIKGHHLDGHRYAAMAEKSGTSAIIAQETIQASVPVIYVSDTHRALAMISDRFYGYPSHDLHMIGVTGTNGKTTITYLVQAIQEACGLHTGLIGTMGMRYKNYEVSVENTTPEVHLIHENLAKMRDQGAASVVMETSSNALYDGRVHGCDFNIGIFTNLTEDHLDLHGTMKDYMYAKSLLFSQLGNTYGRPGELKVAVLNSDDPASEVYRHMTAAHVMTYGIDRPADFRAESLNITPEGTSFTLNARGKCYAVSMKLIGKFSVYNALAALAACSVSRLDMDQMIRAMEQVPGVSGRFETVSAGQDFSVIVDYSHTPDSLKNALATIKEFARRRIITVVGCGGDREHGKRPIMARIAVDNSDLAILTSDNPRTEDPETILAEMEAGVQGCDYRKITDRREAIRFAVNQAEPGDIILIAGKGHETYQIIGTVKHHFDDREIAKKAITEIMEK
- the murD gene encoding UDP-N-acetylmuramoyl-L-alanine--D-glutamate ligase; amino-acid sequence: MKKLTNYTNKKILVLGLGKSGYAVAKLMHDLGAEVTVNDRNDLIGNKHAEELKKMGLRVIGGGHPLDLVDENVSVLIKNPGIPYSNPLVQKARNMGIRVITEVEIASELSESPFIGVTGSNGKTTTTMLLGEMMKGSDLEPVVAGNIGTALTSVVKDVTSRNVIVAELSSFQLLGTETLHPRVAVVLNIFDHHLDYHGTVENYAHAKARITMNQTSGDYLVYNADSERVIKYVADKTKATAVPFSTTKKVETGAYLADGAIYFKNEKIMGIGEMGLPGEHNLQNALAAVAAASLCNVPAEYIAHVLRTFTGVRHRLQYVGVIQGRTIYNDSKATNILATSKALASFPSKEIVLLAGGLDRGNTFDTLIADLKKAKIKAALLFGQTTAKLQDACEKAGIPTIRPVKNVEAAVPEAFSLSQSGDVILLSPACASWDQYKSFEQRGDIFIDEVNKFR